The Bacillota bacterium genome includes a window with the following:
- a CDS encoding 2-hydroxyglutaryl-CoA dehydratase → MITAGIDVGSLTTEAVLLQDREILAYSIVKTGSRARLAAEQAFEEVLEKAKIKFSDVSFVVATGYGRMGVPFASRQVTEITCHGRGAAFLSPRVRTVIDIGGQDSKVIRLDEQGNVVDFLMNDKCAAGTGRFLEVMAQALELPVTALGEAEREARRAAEISSMCTVFAESEVVSLIAQGVPRAEIIRGLHRAVAARTTALVSRLGLVPEVMMTGGVAKNPGVVSALSEKLGVEIFVPPEPQIVGALGAALLAR, encoded by the coding sequence ATGATCACTGCAGGAATTGACGTGGGCTCTTTAACAACGGAGGCCGTACTTCTCCAGGACCGGGAGATTTTGGCCTACAGTATTGTCAAAACCGGTTCCCGGGCGCGCCTTGCCGCGGAGCAGGCTTTTGAAGAGGTTCTGGAAAAGGCGAAGATAAAATTTTCAGATGTTTCTTTTGTGGTTGCAACGGGGTACGGGAGGATGGGTGTGCCTTTCGCCTCCAGGCAGGTGACGGAAATTACCTGCCACGGGCGTGGAGCCGCTTTTCTTTCCCCCCGAGTCCGGACGGTGATTGATATCGGGGGCCAGGACAGCAAGGTTATCAGGCTTGATGAGCAGGGAAACGTCGTTGATTTTCTCATGAATGATAAATGTGCGGCAGGCACCGGACGCTTCCTGGAAGTAATGGCCCAGGCTCTGGAGCTTCCCGTCACCGCCCTTGGAGAGGCGGAAAGGGAGGCGCGGCGGGCCGCAGAAATCAGCAGCATGTGTACCGTTTTTGCAGAATCAGAAGTGGTTTCTTTAATTGCGCAGGGTGTCCCCCGGGCGGAGATTATCCGGGGCCTGCACCGGGCTGTGGCCGCCCGGACAACCGCCCTGGTCTCCCGGCTGGGCCTCGTCCCCGAGGTGATGATGACCGGCGGGGTTGCGAAAAACCCCGGTGTTGTTTCTGCTCTGTCTGAAAAGCTGGGTGTTGAGATTTTCGTCCCGCCTGAGCCGCAGATAGTGGGAGCGCTGGGGGCCGCACTTCTCGCCCGGTGA
- a CDS encoding ANTAR domain-containing protein: MEQPRVLVAAANADLRKSLKQLLIRGGYHVLGEAEDGFQALRQARSLDPDLVLIDTDLPGINGFEIGRVLSEDRIAPVLLIARETFLLAQFEREKGRPIQFPVGYVTKPLTEYNLFPAIESMLSFYRHIQDLESEIKNLREKIETRKVVERAKGILMEQLGISEAEAYRRLQKQSMDRCIPMRKVAEAIILAHELKQ, from the coding sequence ATGGAACAACCACGGGTTTTGGTTGCAGCAGCCAATGCGGATTTAAGAAAGAGCCTGAAACAGTTGTTAATCAGAGGTGGTTACCACGTTCTTGGAGAGGCGGAAGACGGTTTTCAAGCACTGCGGCAGGCGCGAAGTCTTGACCCGGATCTCGTCCTCATTGATACCGACTTGCCGGGTATTAACGGATTCGAAATTGGAAGGGTTCTCTCCGAGGACAGGATCGCCCCTGTACTTCTGATTGCCAGGGAGACGTTTCTTCTTGCGCAGTTCGAACGGGAAAAGGGAAGGCCCATCCAGTTCCCGGTAGGCTATGTTACAAAACCCCTGACCGAGTATAACCTCTTTCCGGCCATTGAAAGTATGCTCAGCTTCTACAGACATATTCAGGATCTTGAATCTGAAATAAAGAATTTGCGGGAAAAGATCGAAACCCGGAAGGTTGTGGAGCGGGCGAAAGGTATTTTAATGGAGCAGTTGGGGATTTCCGAAGCCGAAGCGTACAGGAGGCTGCAGAAGCAGAGCATGGACAGGTGTATTCCCATGCGAAAGGTGGCGGAAGCAATCATTTTGGCCCACGAGTTAAAACAGTAA
- the glnA gene encoding type I glutamate--ammonia ligase: protein MLTQTKEDVLSLVEEHGVKFIRLQFTDILGVLKNVAITVEQLRKALYDGIMFDGSSIEGFVRIEESDMYLVPDPTTFTIFPWRGRESAVGRLICDVYNPDGTPFAGCPRYALKRVLAEARDLGYTMNVGPEAEFFLFHTDQTGFPTVSTHDEGGYFDLSPVDRGEDTRRDIVMALKEMGFEVEASHHEVAPGQHEIDFKYDDALATADKVVTFRYVVRAIAQRHGLHATFMPKPVFGINGSGMHVHQSLFANGTNAFFDPEQPLQLSETAMHYLGGLLCHVRAITAITNPTVNSYKRLVPGYEAPVYIAWSPRNRSPLVRIPPRRGNGTSMELRSPDPSCNPYLAFAVILKAGLDGLKKRIAPPPPVYQNIYEMSEAERKKLGIGSLPGSLGEALEELRNDEVIQEALGPHIYEKFMAAKTLEWNEYRAQVHPWEREQYLTRY, encoded by the coding sequence ATGCTTACTCAAACAAAGGAGGATGTGCTCAGTCTGGTCGAAGAACACGGGGTAAAGTTTATCAGACTCCAGTTCACCGATATTCTGGGGGTCCTGAAAAACGTCGCGATTACGGTGGAGCAGTTGAGAAAGGCTCTTTATGACGGGATCATGTTTGACGGTTCTTCCATCGAAGGCTTTGTTCGGATTGAAGAGTCGGACATGTACCTGGTTCCAGATCCGACCACCTTTACCATCTTTCCCTGGCGGGGGCGGGAGAGCGCCGTCGGGCGGCTGATCTGCGATGTTTACAATCCTGACGGGACCCCTTTTGCCGGCTGCCCGCGTTACGCCTTAAAGCGGGTTCTGGCAGAAGCCAGAGATTTAGGCTACACCATGAACGTTGGCCCCGAGGCCGAGTTTTTCCTCTTTCATACGGATCAGACAGGTTTTCCGACCGTTTCCACCCACGACGAGGGGGGGTATTTCGATCTGAGCCCCGTTGACCGGGGTGAAGATACACGGCGGGATATCGTAATGGCCCTGAAGGAGATGGGTTTTGAAGTGGAGGCCTCTCACCACGAGGTTGCGCCCGGGCAGCACGAAATCGACTTCAAGTATGACGACGCCCTGGCAACCGCAGACAAGGTTGTCACCTTCAGGTACGTTGTTCGGGCCATCGCACAGCGGCACGGCTTGCACGCCACCTTTATGCCGAAACCGGTTTTCGGGATTAACGGCTCCGGGATGCATGTTCACCAGTCCCTTTTTGCAAACGGGACGAATGCCTTTTTCGATCCGGAGCAGCCCCTGCAGTTGAGCGAAACTGCGATGCATTACCTGGGGGGCCTGTTGTGCCATGTACGGGCGATCACCGCGATTACAAACCCCACCGTAAACTCGTATAAAAGGCTTGTGCCGGGATATGAAGCTCCCGTTTATATTGCCTGGTCTCCCCGCAACCGCAGCCCCCTCGTGCGGATTCCGCCCCGGCGCGGGAACGGAACGAGCATGGAGCTGCGCAGCCCCGATCCCTCGTGCAACCCTTATTTGGCTTTTGCCGTGATCCTCAAGGCAGGACTTGACGGCCTCAAAAAGAGGATTGCGCCTCCCCCACCGGTTTACCAAAACATTTACGAAATGTCAGAAGCGGAACGAAAGAAGCTGGGAATCGGCTCTCTACCCGGCAGTTTAGGGGAGGCTCTGGAAGAACTCCGCAATGACGAAGTCATCCAGGAGGCGCTGGGGCCCCACATTTACGAGAAGTTCATGGCCGCCAAGACCCTTGAGTGGAACGAATACCGGGCCCAGGTGCACCCCTGGGAAAGGGAGCAGTATCTCACCAGATATTAG